A stretch of the Arthrobacter stackebrandtii genome encodes the following:
- a CDS encoding NAD-dependent epimerase/dehydratase family protein — MRIAVTGGSGKLGRHVVRGLAADGHQVFNLDRAGERGPGTVAVDLRNYGQVLDVLLGLDDRHNGFDALVHLAAIPAPGLAPDAATFENNMLSTYNVFQAARRAGIKKIAYASSETVLGLPFDTAPPYLPVDEEYPARPESTYSLVKHLEETMARELVRWDPALSICALRFSNVMDEADYAAFPGYDADPLARKWNLWGYIDGRDGARAVACALATARPGFEAYIIANADTVMSRHSASLAAEVFPGVEVRRELGEHETLLCIDKARRLLGWEPEHSWRTAREAAPGGWD, encoded by the coding sequence ATGAGAATTGCAGTAACCGGCGGCAGCGGAAAGCTGGGACGGCACGTGGTGCGCGGACTGGCCGCGGACGGCCACCAGGTGTTCAACCTGGACCGGGCGGGGGAGCGCGGCCCCGGCACGGTGGCAGTTGACCTGCGCAACTACGGCCAGGTGCTGGATGTGCTCCTTGGCCTGGACGACCGCCACAACGGCTTTGACGCACTCGTGCACCTGGCGGCCATTCCAGCACCCGGACTGGCCCCGGACGCGGCAACCTTTGAAAACAACATGCTGTCCACCTACAACGTGTTCCAGGCCGCGCGCCGCGCCGGGATCAAAAAAATCGCCTATGCGTCAAGCGAGACGGTGCTGGGGCTGCCGTTCGACACCGCCCCTCCCTACCTGCCCGTGGACGAGGAATACCCGGCCCGCCCAGAAAGCACCTACTCGCTGGTCAAGCACCTGGAAGAGACCATGGCGCGGGAGCTGGTGCGCTGGGATCCGGCACTGTCCATCTGCGCCTTGCGCTTCTCCAACGTCATGGACGAGGCCGACTATGCAGCATTTCCCGGATATGACGCCGACCCGCTGGCCCGGAAATGGAATCTGTGGGGTTACATTGACGGGCGCGACGGCGCACGGGCGGTGGCCTGTGCGCTGGCCACGGCACGGCCGGGATTTGAGGCCTACATCATCGCCAACGCCGACACCGTCATGTCCCGGCACAGCGCCAGCCTCGCGGCCGAAGTCTTCCCTGGCGTCGAGGTGCGTCGGGAGCTGGGGGAACACGAAACCCTGCTGTGCATTGACAAGGCACGCCGCCTGCTCGGCTGGGAGCCCGAACACAGTTGGCGCACGGCCCGGGAAGCGGCCCCGGGCGGCTGGGACTGA
- a CDS encoding ion channel, which translates to MTGRALTGWAAFRQRKSAHNLGSGVALLLLACSYGFSAAQDSPEPSEVALLFQLVTVVVILRVTDVRTLVMRLAALTAFAAGVAVLGVAVAGSTGHLLDAMLSATPIVAYMLAAVAIGVHESHKSRVDGQTLLAAVAMYVLLGIVFAFVYNFIALVMQVPLFSSGEPNSLTSQSFFSFTTLTTTGYGDKVPVGPVVQSMAILEAVVGTLFLVIAMARVVSAWKPAPRRDPEAPNREQWTPRRGRTRLQVQAGSAMSRPTGGRRAVCTHCGRRRPVHRP; encoded by the coding sequence ATGACCGGAAGGGCTTTGACGGGATGGGCTGCCTTCAGGCAGCGCAAGTCCGCCCACAACCTGGGGTCCGGGGTGGCGCTGCTGCTGTTGGCCTGTTCCTACGGTTTCAGCGCGGCCCAGGACAGCCCGGAGCCGAGCGAGGTCGCACTCCTTTTTCAACTGGTGACTGTGGTGGTCATCCTCCGGGTGACGGACGTCAGGACACTGGTGATGCGCCTGGCCGCGCTGACGGCCTTCGCGGCCGGGGTGGCGGTTCTGGGCGTTGCGGTTGCCGGCTCCACCGGGCACCTGCTGGATGCCATGCTCTCGGCAACGCCCATCGTGGCCTACATGCTGGCGGCCGTGGCAATTGGCGTGCATGAGTCGCACAAGAGCCGCGTGGACGGGCAGACGCTGCTGGCCGCCGTCGCCATGTACGTGCTCCTCGGGATCGTGTTTGCCTTCGTATACAACTTCATTGCCCTGGTGATGCAAGTGCCGCTCTTCAGCAGCGGCGAACCGAACTCCTTGACCAGCCAGTCGTTTTTCTCCTTCACCACGCTGACCACGACAGGCTACGGCGACAAGGTGCCCGTGGGGCCTGTGGTCCAGAGCATGGCCATCCTGGAAGCCGTGGTGGGCACCCTGTTCCTGGTGATCGCCATGGCCCGCGTCGTCTCGGCTTGGAAGCCGGCGCCGCGCCGCGACCCAGAGGCACCCAACCGGGAACAGTGGACACCCCGGCGCGGCCGCACGCGCCTGCAGGTGCAGGCGGGCAGCGCCATGTCCCGGCCCACGGGTGGCCGGCGGGCTGTGTGTACCCATTGTGGGCGCCGCCGGCCGGTACACCGCCCGTGA